A window of Cryptomeria japonica chromosome 3, Sugi_1.0, whole genome shotgun sequence contains these coding sequences:
- the LOC131066650 gene encoding uncharacterized protein LOC131066650 yields MEAPKTCNPKCSRWTIPIAVSFLLLSQIWIIQNTFQCTVMENYASLRNTNLTNWKFVQHLTDSMQPQTQNDQINDLKKEMKVMGDHLRQSVEFFPLKNPNVNPKTEPDRTWFMSTLRGKEENGDPEHFYFPSEASNGRVLCINGTDMSASYGFAWPKYLPMNSTLLPGLTFIADSNWDYNNPWHSMMNLVAHEAWRIENQCRTAKRFVLYQQGHLVKKMGSWVSNFMEAVLKHQVKPDELEYGGGIVCFEEAVIYRRSLGHMSLEKRLAMFDMIRCKTRKFCHVSEVQRIVDGIRTINLTLLARTGPRSFKNESMVASVIAEECSKVAGCKFRLLHIDNLSFCQQVEVLSMTDILVTVHGAQLTNMMFMSNGSSVMEMFPKGWLERAGVGQYIYHWLASWTGMIHEGTYRDTEGPHCPTPKDPDQCFTFYKDMKVEAMSITNILVTIHGAQLTNMMFMSRGSSAMEMFPKGW; encoded by the exons ATGGAAGCTCCCAAGACTTGCAACCCCAAATGTAGTCGATGGACAATCCCAATTGCCGTTTCATTCCTCCTCCTCTCAcagatctggataatccagaacaCATTTCAATGTACAGTCATGGAAAACTATGCATCATTGCGGAATACCAATCTCACAAACTGGAAATTTGTCCAGCATTTAACAGATTCCATGCAGCCACAAACTCAGAATGATCAGATTAATGACCTCAAGAAGGAGATGAAAGTCATGGGTGACCATCTAAGACAATCAGTCGAGTTCTTCCCATTAAAAAACCCGAATGTGAACCCCAAGACAGAACCAGATCGGACCTGGTTCATGAGCACACTGCGGGGAAAAGAAGAAAATGGCGATCCAGAGCACTTTTACTTCCCTTCAGAGGCCTCTAATGGCAGAGTCCTGTGCATTAATGGCACTGACATGTCTGCTTCCTATGGATTTGCATGGCCGAAGTACCTACCAATGAATTCAACTCTGCTTCCGGGGCTCACATTCATAGCAGACAGTAATTGGGATTATAACAATCCATGGCACAGTATGATGAATTTGGTGGCTCATGAAGCATGGCGGATTGAAAACCAGTGCAGAACAGCTAAAAGATTTGTTCTTTATCAGCAGGGCCATCTGGTGAAGAAAATGGGATCTTGGGTTTCCAATTTTATGGAAGCTGTTCTGAAACATCAGGTAAAACCAGATGAATTGGAGTATGGTGGTgggattgtttgttttgaagaggCTGTGATATATCGGAGAAGCTTGGGGCACATGTCGCTGGAAAAGAGGTTGGCCATGTTTGATATGATCCGCTGTAAGACACGGAAGTTCTGTCATGTAAGTGAAGTTCAGCGTATCGTCGATGGGATTCGAACCATTAACCTCACTCTGCTCGCTCGAACTGGTCCGCGGTCTTTCAAGAATGAGTCCATGGTGGCCTCGGTGATTGCAGAGGAATGTAGCAAAGTTGCAGGCTGTAAATTTCGGCTGCTTCATATTGATAATTTGAGCTTTTGTCAACAG GTTGAAGTTCTGAGCATGACTGATATTTTGGTTACGGTTCATGGAGCTCAACTAACAAACATGATGTTTATGTCAAATGGAAGTAGTGTGATGGAAATGTTTCCAAAGGGGTGGTTGGAACGAGCAGGGGTGGGACAATATATATATCATTGGTTGGCCAGCTGGACAGGAATGATTCATGAGGGTACTTATAGGGACACTGAAGGTCCACATTGCCCAACTCCTAAGGACCCAGATCAATGCTTTACTTTTTATAAAGACATGAAG GTTGAGGCAATGAGCATAACTAATATTTTGGTTACAATTCATGGAGCTCAACTTACAAACATGATGTTTATGTCAAGGGGAAGCAGTGCAATGGAAATGTTTCCCAAGGGGTGGTAG